CTTTAATTCGTATTTGAGAACTAAGTTTCCATTTAGAGAGAAGAAGATTTTCTTTCCCAATCCTGGGATGCATGATCACCCTTAAAGTGATGTAACTTAGATTTAATATTGTCATCTGGCTCTTTACAAGATCACCATATTTGTTACACAATCTGGTTTTATTAGATCTAATGAAAAAATTATGCACATTTTAAGGTAAAAGTTCCCATTCATTATTCTGTTTTTACCCTGttattattttcaacatttattttaaaaagtgtattcgACCAACATGATATTTGACAATTAATTTCTAGGATAAATCCacaagcttcatttttttttttttttacacttacaAGATTATTATTCAGGCAGTGGTTTAGAAATGTGATGTTAAATATAGTTCAGGTGGGTACTataattaaaactgaaattttattcagttttgtaaatatgGTAGCTATAAATAGAGGGGAaaagggtctttccaatgaactcTTTGGTATTTGTCTTGGATAAAGCCAAAAGAAATTCTTTAATcagataaacacaaaaaatatgtCAGTCGAGGTGGTTTTACTATGTATTGGCTTCCAgcgtagcacagtggtaaagaattcgccttccagtgcaggagatgcaagagatcaaggttgaatccctgggttgggaagatccactggaatagaaaatagcaacccatcctagtattcctgcctggaaaatattatggacagaggaacccggcagaccacagttcacggggttgcaaagagttggacgcaactgagcgtgcacacgcgcgcacgcacgcacgcacacacagtatgtatatgttatttcattcattttttttttcaacacatatttattgaattccaACTGTGTGCTGTGGAAATTCAGAGAGCGAGAGGACTGGATAACAGTTAACAACGTCAGAAAATTTCGTAGTACTGTAAAGCCTGCTTCCAGAGGCTTGTACTTAGGGACTTTATAAGACCCAGGGCTTTGAAGACTCTGCAAAGGGTATTTTAATGAAGGGACACAATTTACTTGAAGGACTCCAGCCCCTGTTGTTCTATCACATGAGAGCGTTCTGAAGCAATTGTAAAGACATCTTAAGCAAGCAACACAAAATAATTAGCAAATTGGTGTCAAGAATGAAAATGACGCCTTGTGTTTTTCACCGCATCCCCTAGCCAGGGTATATAAAGAAGGAGGGAGCAAAGGGAATCCATCATACAGAGGAAATTCATTCCCTGCTCACCAAGCCGCCCAACCCAGACACCATGAGCTACTGTTTCTCCAGCACCGTCTTCCCAGGTTGCTACTGGGGCAGCTATGGCTACCCGCTGGGCTACAGTGTGGGCTGTGGCTACGGTAGTACCTACTCCCCAGTGGGCTATGGCTTCGGCTATGGCTACAACGGCTCTGGAGCCTTCGGTTATCGAAGATTCTGGCCATTTGCTCTCTACTGATTTGCTGAAATACCGGAGGCATAGAATCTTCTTCCCCAAACCCAAGAGGCGCACTTCCAGCTCCTCAGAGACTCATCAGCCTCCCAGGTGGCTGCTTTTCACATCAGAACCAGAGTCTGGTCGAGGGAAGAAGATGAAAAACCACTTGCCTCCAGCTGCCTTCCCTGCATGATGTTTGTTGGGACATTTTGGGAAACTTGACACCCAAACACGTTTTACTTTTGAATTTTTCACCATGTTTATGACTCTTGTCATTATCAAGTTGTAGATGTGTCTGTCAAATTCTCAATAAACTTGTCTCACCGCTATTATATTCTCACCTGAGTGGAGTTTCCTTTCTTGGTGTGCGCATATTTCTTGAAACAGGCAGTGAGGCGGGGAGTGGATTTAGTTTTCTCATGTGGGTTTTAGAAGCAGTGAGAAAGCAAATAATCCCTGCTCTTATGTGAGAAGCAGGCAACAGGGTCtgcttatgattttttaaaaaatcctattttAACCTTTCTTAAAGTCTGTGACATCCTCCTCCAATTCTGGCCTCAATGTTACACCATCCATTGCTTGGTGTCCCTCCGCATCTCGCCACTCCTGTTCCTCACAAGGGAACCCAACACTGAGGGACTCTGTCAATTATTTCTGTATCAATACAAATCAAACCCACTATTTTCCCTCTCGGGGACCAAGGATTGTAGAATATAATGCCATGTCCCTTATTTAAGGATTCTGGAGAATCTAGAATACCTATAGATATATTTTAGGGATCTGAGAGTCTTTTAAGGGAAGGGTAGATCCCCCATCTCAAACCACCTAGGATTTCTACTTTACAACTTATAAGGACCAGTTtagaaacaacaacagaaagcttCTTAATCTTCTtaattcttacctgaagaatcaaCATCAGGTAGTGAGTTTTACTCTTAAAAGAGCACTTCTTATAGACCTGCAGATACATCAGCCTTTTTCTGTATTACTTTAGAGAAGAGAGTAATATTCTTTTTATAAGCCAAATCAAAAATTCCTCAATCCTcttgtagaaaatattttatgtagaaTACACATATTCTTGGGGACAGCAGGATTTGGCTTAAACTCTGCTCCTCTATTGAGTGTCTGCAAGTGGTATCTTGCATATTCTCCACATTAGCTATAAATATAATGGCTATTTGGAGAGATCATTTTAGGAAAGAGTATTTTCTGCACCATATTTCATCcaacaaatatctttttaaaagaattcaaaagaCATCATGTTCAAGAATTGACTTAGTAGATTCTTTTCCAGTGGGCTATTATAACCTAGAAAATCTCTAGTTTGAATCTTTCTAGCAGCCGTAGGTTGATTCATGCTGAGAATTGTAACTTAATCAAACATGTAGGTTAGAAtagaataataaaaggaaaaaaaggggttTTCAGAAATTGGAGGGTCAAATTGAGGTTAGAAGGTGTCTATTTGACGGTTCTAGAATAAGGACTGACTTATAAAAATTTTGTGCTTGAGAAAATTACACAGAACATCTAATTCAGTGTTTTTAAAGCTGCAGGATGCAGGAGCATCACCTGGcagctggcttaaaatgcaaattcttacGCTTTAGGCCCCGGAATTCTGATGACATTTCTGAGATGTGatccaaaaatataattttttttccctagcttgactgaggtataattgacaaataaaatttttttatctttaaagtgTAATAAGTAAGTATAAAGGATGtttgatatgtgtatacattgtgaaatgactaCCATAATCAAGTGAATTAATGTATCATTCACCTCAGATacggggattcccaggtggcgcactggtaaagaatctatctgccaatgcaagagacacaagagacatgggtttgattcctgggttggaaagagaccttggaggaggaaagggcaacccacgccagtacctttgcctgggaagtcaatggacagaggaatctggtgggctacagtccatggggtcacagagttggaatgactgagtgaccgaacacaCACATCACCTCAAATTAcctattttttttcagatgtatGATGTTCGCATCATTACTCTTCAGGGAAATAAAGCCACAAAGAGTTATCACTTCATACCTGTTGGAATGGGTATCATCAAtaagatgagagaaaataatttttttccaggaTGTGGAGAACAGGGACCCTGTTAAACACTGTTGATCGGAATGTAAATGGAttcagccactatgaaaaacaatgtggtttcttaaaaaattaaaaatagatttatcaAATGATTCAGCAATCTCTCTTCTGGGGGTATCCTCAAAGGAAAGGAAGTATTATCTTGGAGAGGTATCTGCACTCCTGTGTTCATTGTTCAACATTATTCATAGTGGCTAACGTATGGACACAGCTTATGAGTCtattgagagatgaatggataaagaaagtgttgtgtagatacaatggaatattttatttgttacaTTGTATTGCATCCAatcttaaaaatgtaagaaattttgTCATTggaaacaacatggatgaaccagaAATCTAAAGTTTTTAGAAGTGCCCTAGGATTCTGTTCTATCTTCCCAggacaaattctgggagatagtgagggacagggaggcctggtgtgctgcaatctctggggttgcaaaaagcctgATACCAGTTAGTTacagaacaacaacagcaataggaTTCTATATCAGATGGTCTGACCCCCATGCTTTAAGAAGCACTGTTTCAggacattacacacacacacacacacacacacacacacacacacacacacttatttatctattcattcatttatgctcAGATAACTTAATCTTGATAGAAGAATATTATCTACATCTCAGCTCAACAAGATTAAGGCCAGAAGAAGGAATCCTTTACAGCCCCAGAGACGTACAAGAGGTACATTGAAGTATGACTACTGTGCTTGGCACTTTTAACTGCAGTATTGGGGTTGAAGTTTCTGATTATATACTCTGCTTAAGAAAAAATGTTTCACAGACACCACAAGAATGGTCTAAGTATAGTGGGAGGACAAAGTTTTAGAGAGACAAGGGGAAATTACCGTGCAGGAACGAAGGGTTATGTCATTAACAGAAACTCTGTTGATGAATGAGAGAGTGAAGGAATACAGCAGGAATACTGTCTTATGAAGAAAAGGGTTAGCTTTCCCTCCTCAACTTTATTACTctgatatgtaaaatatataaagcctATTGAAATAAGTCAAGGGAACAGATTATATCAGAAATCTTTTAGCATTTCTAGTAggttctgctttatttatttctgcatagggaaggggaggagaaggaagcaaggAAAGACAGAACTTCTCAGAGGTTTCCCCCAACTTCTGCATCTCATTACACAAGACTACCCACAAAACATCatgtaatattgtaaaatattaataataaaatcgagaaagacacacacaaaaagaaaaaatgtacttTGGGATGattttataaattcatatttttccatgTAATAAAATGTTCTGCATTACTTCATGTTGGTTATTTTTAACTGTAGTTCACTTTTATTACCTATGTTTAAAAAATGCTTGTACTCAGATCCCACCCCTGGAAATCTTGATAGGAAGATCTTCTATGGGCTCtggaaatttgtatttaaaaaagttCTCCATAAGTAGTTTATCTTTGTGCTACCGGTTTGGGATAGTTGCAAAATTTTTATTCATGGCTTTTTATTTCCCATCCTTTTCAGCTTCCTCCATTTATTTTGAATCTAGGAACCAAGTTGTTTCATCTATAGTTACACAGGATTCAACggaaacaaaataaatgcattttacaCACAAagtgagaagaaagaggaggaggaacatTTGATGCTACTACATTCAGGCTTGGCTGTGGTCTGCAGGGAACATGGCtggatatttatttctaattgtacATGAGTTTTGGTATTGAGCTGGGCCAGTTTAGTGTTCTACACATAGTAAAAATTTAGTAAATATGACTGAGTTATCTGACAAATTTCCtcaacaaacataaaaaaataccAAGCATTCTTTTGCTAACATCTTATAACCATTCTTTAATTCATTTGCAGGTTGGAAGCCTGATGTCTGTGCATTTTACGATTTGGATTCATTGCAGAAGGTCACACGTGAAGCAAAGTATTGTTTGTCTTTCCTGTTTTCCATGAATTACTTATTTCTTCCAATTACCTGAAAAactgatctattttttttaaagatttccatGCTGCATAAAGCCTGTAGCTGAGAAAGGTGACATGAATACTTAACAGACATCTTATCTATAGAGGAACctgtaagagaaagagaaagagagagaaatacatattttcctcTTATATTTTAGGATGTTTCAGAGCAATTTTTCCTGGAAGAAAAAGGCATGGCTAGAGAAAATCCTGGAATGATGAGTCTGTTGCTCTCAGAATCACACTGCAAAACCCTCATATGGATTCAGAGTGCAGTGTTGTTGCTGCTCTGCTTACTGTTTTCTTAATGACTTGTTCCCATAACCAACTTTTCGGCATAAAGGTGGGATTTTGAATGCTGAAAAGTTTCTTTAGCAATTTGTTTTTGGTATGTGAAAACCCTAGGCATCAGTAATGCACTCTGGTCTCTCACTAATGTCTGCCACATGGATTCTGACTTTCTGTCCCCTCTCCTAAAGCTTCTATTCTAGACATTAGGCTTCCCAGTTCCTTGATTCCTTGGAAGTCATGATTCAGTAGTCGTAGCTGAATGTATGACTGCTCATTTGTATCTACCCATTCACAGGACAGGTTTAAAGCCTCAAAGAATTTTTCAAGGTTAACTGCAAAAAAactttattggagtagagttgctttacatcgttgtgttagtttctactatacagcaaatgaatcagctgtacatatcTATCCCCTCTTcgttgggtttccttcccatttaggtcaccacagagcaatgagtagccttccctgtgctatgcaataggttGTCAttagtattttatacatagtggtgtatatatgtcaatcccaatttcccaattcctcccaccctacCCTTCCCTCTGctccgcaccccccaccccccagccttgggatttattctctacatctgtgtctctatttctgctttgcaaataggttcatttgtaccatttttctagagtccacatAAGTGTCAATatacctttttctctttctggcttacttcactctgtatgagtgTGTCTCTaggtatgacagtctctaggtatgacagtctctaggtccattcaaaTCTCTGCAATTTCATTCCTCaggtatggaggctccttaaggagctaccatatgacccaacaatgcCACTCCTGGCCACATACCTGGAGAAAatcttaattcaaaaagatatctgcaccccaatgttcattgcagcactgtttacaatagccaggatgtggaagcagcTTAAACATCCAtcagcagagaaatggataaagaagatgtagtacacaTATCCAAAACTAACTTTGATAATAAATCTATTAGCAATGCTCCCTTAAACAGTTTCCTAGTATTCTCTTAAGGCCATTTTGGAGGCATTTAATATGCCGTCTGTCACGAGGTTGGTAGAGAAATGTTCTCTAAATGTGGATCTTTATGAGACCAGAGTATTTGATTACACCATCCcataaagagggcttccctgatagctcagtcagtaaagaatctgcctgcaatgcaggagaccctgctttgatccctgggttgggaagttcccctggagaagggaaaggctacccactccagtattctggcctagagaattccatgtccACTGGGTCCCAAAgtgttggaaacgactgagtgcctttcactttcatccaagaTGTTGGCCATGAAATTATGACAATGGAGCATGTGAAGATGACAGTCTTAGCAAGCTTGGTGCAGGCAGGAAATTTTATACCATATTTACATTGttcttgaaaataagaaaagatcaatgattttccctccctccttcatatttttttcacttgtctGCAGCTTTTCCTCTTTTGCTTCTATATCTTTGTCCTCCAGGTTTTTACTTTTTAGAGGACCACAGATTCACCTCTACTCCCAGAGATCATATGAAGCCAGGGTACATTTCTAACTAGATGTATGAGCAGTTTCTCAGAAAGTAGAACAATCAAGAGAAGCACCTTCCCAGCACAGAGAAATCTCACAGTTGCAGTGAGTCATCATTTTCAAAGACTCACACCAACTCTGCCATCCATATGTGAAAAAACCTTTCAACTACAATGGATACCTAAGGAAGATGTCAGACACCTTATAAGCCAGAGTTCTTCATTTGCTGAACATGCTAAAagaacataaatgtaaaatactgGAGAATCAGTGGATGACACTGGTATTTGGTAAAGTTATTCAAAGTGAATTTTACTTATCCAAAGAAGGTTTTGCTCACTCTTTTGTCCAAAACTTCAGACATAGAAAGCCAAGCAGAACTGGGAAAAGTTTCATACTTACATGGCTTGGATATTTGACTTCCCTCATTTCTCCTGCTGTCAAAGGAACCATCCAAAATGTGATAGTTGCTGCCCAGTGGACATGTTCAACTCATGGCTTTATGATGGCAACCGTGCAAGTAACTTTCACTTAAATCCAACTACCTGCCCAACCTTGTGTATATCctgtggtcagttgctcagttgtgtctgattctagatgaccccatggactgtagcccaccaggctcctctgtccataggatttcccaggcaagaaaactgaagtgggttgccatttccttctccaggggattgtcctgacccagggatcaaatttgtgtctcttgcatttcctgcattggcaggcagattctttaccaccgagccaccagctCCCTAGTACATCCTAGAACAGCACAATAACTTTTGAATTAAATGTTTGGTAAGCATGCTTTCATCCCATTGCTCTCCTACCACACTAAATCTTCTGAAGTGAGGTTGAGATTTTAGATGAGGTCATCTTCTTGAGCACAGTATGATTTTTCAGT
The DNA window shown above is from Bos indicus isolate NIAB-ARS_2022 breed Sahiwal x Tharparkar chromosome 1, NIAB-ARS_B.indTharparkar_mat_pri_1.0, whole genome shotgun sequence and carries:
- the KRTAP8-1 gene encoding keratin-associated protein 8-1, which produces MSYCFSSTVFPGCYWGSYGYPLGYSVGCGYGSTYSPVGYGFGYGYNGSGAFGYRRFWPFALY